In the genome of Staphylococcus durrellii, one region contains:
- the rseP gene encoding RIP metalloprotease RseP, with protein sequence MSFLVTIFAFIIVFGVLVSVHEYGHMFFAKRAGIMCPEFAIGMGPKIFSFRKNETLYTIRLLPVGGYVRMAGDGLEEPPVKPGMHVKIKLNNQNEITHIILDDQHKFQQIEAIEVKQCDFKEGLFIEGVASDEERHHYAIAHKAYFVENGSLIQIAPKNRQFTYKKPYQKFLTLFAGPLFNFLLTLVLFIGLAYYQGTPTTTIGQVADNYPAQKAGLQTGDKIVKIGDQKINDKQQINGELNKIKDNKTKVTIKRDGKTKTVDVTPKKYEQKLTKTKTQTSYILGFQPKNEHSAFKPLVSGFEQTLHAGKFIFTAIVGMIASIFTGQFSFDMLNGPVGIYHNVDAVVKTGIINLISWTALLSVNLGLMNLLPIPALDGGRILFVIYEAIFRKPVNKKVESAIIAVGAIFVLIIMVLVTWNDIQRYFL encoded by the coding sequence TTGAGCTTCTTAGTAACAATATTTGCTTTTATTATTGTCTTTGGCGTACTAGTATCTGTACATGAGTATGGACATATGTTTTTCGCTAAACGCGCAGGAATCATGTGTCCGGAATTTGCGATAGGTATGGGTCCTAAAATTTTTAGTTTTAGAAAGAATGAGACGCTCTACACAATTCGCTTATTACCTGTAGGTGGATACGTGCGTATGGCTGGCGATGGTTTAGAAGAGCCACCAGTTAAACCAGGCATGCATGTCAAAATTAAATTAAATAATCAAAATGAAATTACGCATATTATTTTAGATGATCAACATAAATTTCAACAAATCGAGGCTATCGAAGTAAAACAATGTGACTTTAAAGAGGGTTTATTTATTGAGGGTGTTGCTTCAGATGAGGAAAGACATCATTATGCTATTGCCCATAAAGCATACTTTGTAGAAAATGGAAGTCTAATTCAAATTGCACCTAAAAATAGACAATTCACTTATAAAAAACCTTACCAAAAGTTTTTAACATTGTTTGCTGGTCCATTATTTAACTTCTTACTGACTTTAGTTCTCTTTATTGGTTTAGCATATTATCAAGGAACACCAACTACGACGATTGGTCAGGTTGCTGATAATTATCCAGCACAGAAAGCTGGACTACAAACAGGAGACAAAATCGTAAAAATCGGTGATCAAAAAATTAATGATAAGCAACAAATCAATGGCGAGTTAAATAAAATTAAAGACAACAAAACAAAAGTGACGATTAAACGTGATGGTAAAACTAAAACAGTTGACGTTACGCCTAAAAAGTATGAACAAAAGCTAACAAAAACAAAGACTCAAACTTCATATATATTAGGTTTTCAACCTAAAAACGAACATAGTGCATTTAAACCATTAGTAAGTGGTTTTGAACAAACGCTTCATGCAGGTAAATTTATATTTACAGCAATTGTTGGTATGATTGCTAGTATTTTCACTGGGCAATTCTCGTTTGATATGTTAAATGGTCCTGTCGGTATTTATCATAATGTCGATGCAGTTGTTAAAACTGGTATTATAAACTTAATTAGTTGGACGGCTTTATTGAGTGTTAACTTAGGATTAATGAACTTATTACCGATTCCTGCATTAGATGGCGGACGTATATTATTTGTTATATATGAGGCAATATTTAGAAAACCAGTAAATAAAAAAGTTGAATCAGCAATTATTGCAGTAGGGGCTATTTTCGTTCTTATTATCATGGTCTTAGTAACATGGAATGATATTCAACGCTATTTCTTATAA
- a CDS encoding phosphatidate cytidylyltransferase, whose translation MKVRTLTAIIALIIFLPILLKGGLILMLFSYLLAFIGLKELLNMNMIKFMSVPGLISALGILIIMLPQDAGAWVDDFQLKSLIAISFILLSYTVLSKNRFSFMDAAFCLMAVAYVGIGFMYLYATRSEGLHYILYAFLVVWLTDTGAYIFGRLIGKHKLWPVISPNKTIEGFIGGLICSLLVPIIMLFFVDFNIAVWLLLIWTVVLSAFGQLGDLVESGFKRHFGVKDSGRILPGHGGILDRFDSFMFVLPLVNILLIQM comes from the coding sequence ATGAAAGTTAGAACTTTAACTGCAATAATAGCTCTGATTATCTTCCTTCCCATATTACTTAAGGGCGGATTAATACTAATGCTATTTTCATATTTGCTTGCCTTTATTGGCTTGAAAGAATTGTTAAATATGAACATGATTAAGTTTATGTCAGTTCCTGGACTTATTTCTGCACTTGGTATATTGATTATCATGTTGCCTCAAGACGCTGGTGCATGGGTAGATGATTTTCAACTTAAATCTCTAATAGCCATTAGCTTTATATTATTAAGTTATACCGTATTATCTAAAAATAGATTTAGTTTTATGGATGCCGCCTTTTGTTTAATGGCTGTTGCTTATGTAGGTATTGGTTTTATGTATTTATATGCAACACGTTCTGAAGGTTTACACTATATCTTATATGCTTTTCTAGTAGTATGGTTAACAGATACAGGAGCGTATATTTTCGGGCGTTTAATAGGAAAACACAAATTATGGCCAGTTATTAGCCCTAATAAAACTATAGAAGGCTTTATTGGTGGACTAATTTGTAGTTTATTAGTACCAATTATTATGTTGTTCTTTGTCGACTTTAATATCGCTGTTTGGTTATTACTAATTTGGACAGTAGTATTAAGTGCATTTGGTCAACTTGGTGATTTGGTGGAGTCAGGTTTTAAACGTCATTTTGGTGTTAAAGACTCTGGCAGAATACTGCCTGGACATGGTGGTATATTGGATCGCTTTGATAGCTTCATGTTTGTATTACCTTTGGTTAATATTTTACTCATTCAAATGTAA
- a CDS encoding isoprenyl transferase — protein sequence MFKNLKKKNKTPSNQEKNDLDIHNIPQHVAIIMDGNGRWAKQRKLPRIKGHYQGMQTVKTITKAASDMGLKYLTLYAFSTENWSRPENEVNYIMSLPVNFLKTFLPELIENNVKVETIGILDNLPKSTLKAIAKAKADTQNNTGMKLIFAINYGGRAEIVHSVRSLYEELLAEGASSEKIDESLISEHLFTHNYPDPDLLIRTSGEQRISNFLIWQVSYSEFIFNEKFWPDFDKDELTKCIKIYQSRQRRFGGL from the coding sequence ATGTTTAAAAACCTTAAAAAGAAGAATAAAACACCTTCTAATCAAGAAAAAAATGATTTGGATATACATAACATACCTCAACATGTTGCAATCATAATGGATGGCAATGGTCGCTGGGCAAAACAAAGAAAACTGCCGAGAATAAAAGGTCATTATCAAGGTATGCAAACCGTAAAAACAATCACTAAAGCTGCGAGCGATATGGGATTAAAATATTTAACACTTTATGCATTTTCTACTGAAAATTGGTCGAGACCTGAAAATGAAGTAAATTATATCATGAGTTTACCGGTTAATTTTTTAAAAACATTTTTACCCGAACTTATTGAAAATAATGTTAAAGTTGAAACGATAGGTATTTTAGATAATTTACCTAAGTCTACACTTAAGGCTATAGCAAAAGCGAAGGCTGATACTCAAAATAATACAGGTATGAAATTAATTTTTGCGATTAATTATGGTGGTCGTGCAGAAATTGTACATAGTGTAAGATCTCTCTATGAAGAGTTATTAGCTGAGGGTGCAAGTTCTGAAAAAATTGATGAAAGTCTAATATCGGAACATTTATTCACTCATAATTATCCTGATCCAGATTTATTGATAAGAACTTCGGGAGAGCAACGCATTAGTAATTTCTTAATTTGGCAAGTTTCATATAGTGAATTTATCTTTAATGAAAAATTTTGGCCTGATTTTGATAAAGATGAACTAACAAAATGTATAAAAATTTATCAGTCACGCCAGCGACGTTTTGGCGGGCTATAA
- the frr gene encoding ribosome recycling factor yields MSDIINDTKSKMKKSIDNFSRELANISAGRANSNLLNGVTVDYYGAPTPVQQLASINVPEARLLVISPYDKSSVGNIEKAINAANLGVNPSSDGEVIRIAVPALTEERRKELVKEVKKISENAKVAVRNVRRDSNDALKKQEKDGNITEDDLRSQTDDIQKLTDDSIKEIDNLLEEKEQDILSV; encoded by the coding sequence ATGAGTGACATAATTAATGATACGAAGAGTAAAATGAAAAAATCTATCGATAATTTTTCAAGAGAATTAGCAAACATTAGTGCTGGTCGTGCTAATTCAAATCTATTAAATGGAGTTACTGTTGATTACTACGGTGCACCTACTCCTGTGCAACAATTAGCAAGTATCAATGTTCCTGAAGCTCGTTTATTAGTAATATCTCCATACGATAAAAGCTCTGTTGGAAATATTGAAAAAGCAATTAATGCAGCTAACTTAGGTGTAAATCCTTCAAGTGATGGAGAAGTGATTAGAATTGCTGTTCCTGCGCTTACAGAAGAACGTCGTAAAGAACTAGTTAAAGAAGTTAAAAAAATTAGTGAAAATGCTAAAGTAGCAGTAAGAAATGTTCGTCGTGACAGTAATGATGCGTTGAAAAAACAAGAAAAAGACGGAAACATTACTGAAGATGACTTAAGATCACAAACGGATGATATACAAAAACTTACTGACGATTCTATTAAGGAAATCGATAATTTACTTGAGGAAAAAGAACAAGATATTTTATCAGTATAA
- the pyrH gene encoding UMP kinase: MADTSKFKRVVLKLSGEALAGDKGSGINPIIIKSVAKQVAEVAKMDCEIAVIVGGGNIWRGKTGADLGMDRGTADYMGMLATVMNALALQDSLEQLDCDTRVLTSIEMKQVAEPYIRRRAIRHLEKKRVVIFAAGIGNPYFSTDTTAALRAAEVEADVILMGKNNVDGVYSADPKVDENAIKYEHLTHIQMLQEGLQVMDSTASSFCMDNNIPLNVFSIMEEGNIKRAVMGEKIGTLITK, encoded by the coding sequence ATGGCTGATACTTCAAAATTCAAACGTGTTGTTTTAAAATTAAGTGGCGAGGCACTTGCAGGAGATAAAGGTAGTGGTATAAACCCTATCATTATTAAAAGTGTTGCTAAACAAGTAGCTGAAGTTGCAAAAATGGATTGTGAAATTGCTGTAATTGTTGGCGGTGGCAATATTTGGAGAGGTAAAACAGGTGCTGATTTAGGTATGGACCGTGGTACTGCTGATTACATGGGTATGTTAGCAACTGTAATGAATGCATTGGCATTACAAGATAGCTTAGAACAACTGGATTGTGATACACGTGTCTTAACTTCAATTGAAATGAAACAAGTGGCAGAACCTTATATAAGACGTCGTGCGATTAGACATTTAGAGAAGAAAAGAGTAGTTATTTTTGCTGCTGGTATTGGTAACCCATATTTCTCTACAGATACTACAGCTGCTTTACGTGCAGCAGAAGTTGAAGCAGATGTTATCTTAATGGGTAAAAACAATGTAGATGGTGTTTATTCTGCCGATCCTAAAGTAGATGAAAATGCAATAAAATATGAACATTTAACACATATTCAAATGTTACAAGAAGGTTTACAAGTAATGGATTCTACTGCATCATCATTCTGTATGGATAATAATATTCCTTTAAATGTATTCTCGATTATGGAAGAAGGAAATATTAAACGTGCAGTGATGGGTGAAAAAATAGGTACGTTAATTACTAAATAA
- the tsf gene encoding translation elongation factor Ts translates to MAISAKLVKELREKTGAGMMDCKKALTETDGDIDKAIDYLREKGISKAAKKADRIAAEGLVHAEQIGNDAAIVEINSETDFVARNEGFQELVKEIAIQVLETKVNSVEELLETKLADGKTVDERMKESIATIGEKLSIRRFAVRTKTDNDAFGIYKHMGGRIGVLSVVEGTTDEEAAKDVAMHIAAINPKYVSSDQVNDEEIAHEKEVLKQQALNEGKPENIVEKMVEGRLRKYLQEICAVDQNFVKDPDQTVEAYLKSKGGKLVDFVRYEVGEGMEKREENFADEVKGQMK, encoded by the coding sequence ATGGCAATTTCAGCTAAACTTGTTAAAGAATTACGTGAAAAAACTGGCGCTGGTATGATGGATTGTAAAAAAGCGTTAACTGAGACAGATGGTGACATCGATAAAGCAATCGATTATCTACGTGAAAAAGGTATTTCAAAAGCTGCTAAAAAAGCAGACCGTATTGCAGCAGAAGGTTTAGTACATGCAGAACAAATAGGAAATGACGCAGCAATCGTAGAAATCAACTCAGAAACTGACTTCGTTGCGCGTAACGAAGGTTTCCAAGAATTAGTTAAAGAAATTGCGATTCAGGTTCTTGAAACTAAAGTAAATTCAGTAGAAGAATTATTGGAAACTAAATTAGCTGATGGTAAAACTGTCGATGAACGTATGAAAGAATCAATTGCTACAATTGGTGAAAAATTAAGCATCCGTCGTTTTGCAGTTAGAACTAAAACAGATAACGACGCTTTTGGTATTTATAAACATATGGGTGGACGTATTGGTGTGCTATCTGTTGTTGAAGGTACTACAGATGAAGAAGCAGCTAAAGACGTTGCTATGCATATCGCAGCAATTAACCCTAAATATGTTTCTTCAGACCAAGTAAATGATGAAGAAATTGCTCACGAAAAAGAAGTACTTAAACAACAAGCATTAAATGAAGGTAAACCAGAAAATATCGTTGAAAAAATGGTAGAAGGTCGTTTACGTAAATATTTACAAGAAATTTGTGCAGTTGACCAAAACTTTGTTAAAGATCCAGATCAAACAGTTGAAGCTTATTTAAAATCTAAAGGTGGAAAACTTGTTGACTTCGTACGCTATGAAGTAGGCGAAGGTATGGAGAAACGCGAAGAAAACTTCGCTGATGAAGTTAAAGGACAAATGAAATAA
- the rpsB gene encoding 30S ribosomal protein S2 produces MAVISMKQLLEAGVHFGHQTRRWNPKMKRYIFTERNGIYIIDLQKTVKKVEEAYNFIKQVSEDGGRVLFVGTKKQAQESVKAEAERAGQFYVNQRWLGGILTNYKTISKRIKRISEIEKMEEDGLFEVLPKKEVVELKKEYDRLIKFLGGIRDMKTMPQALFVVDPRKERNAIAEARKLNIPIVGIVDTNCDPDEIDYVIPANDDAIRAVKLLTGKMADAVLEGQQGVSNEEVAAEQNINLEESTETEATESASTEENTSVESN; encoded by the coding sequence ATGGCAGTAATTTCAATGAAACAATTACTAGAAGCAGGTGTTCACTTCGGTCACCAAACACGCCGTTGGAACCCAAAAATGAAAAGATACATTTTCACTGAAAGAAATGGTATCTATATTATCGACCTACAAAAAACAGTTAAAAAAGTAGAAGAAGCTTATAACTTCATTAAACAAGTTTCTGAAGATGGCGGACGCGTTTTATTTGTTGGTACTAAAAAACAAGCACAAGAATCAGTTAAAGCTGAAGCAGAACGTGCTGGTCAATTTTATGTTAACCAAAGATGGTTAGGTGGAATCTTAACTAACTACAAAACAATCTCTAAACGTATCAAGCGTATCTCTGAAATCGAAAAAATGGAAGAAGATGGCTTATTCGAAGTATTACCTAAAAAAGAAGTTGTAGAACTTAAAAAAGAATACGACCGTTTAATCAAATTCTTAGGCGGTATTCGTGATATGAAAACGATGCCTCAAGCATTATTTGTAGTTGACCCTCGTAAAGAGCGTAACGCAATTGCTGAAGCACGTAAATTAAACATCCCTATCGTAGGTATTGTGGATACAAACTGTGATCCTGATGAAATTGATTACGTTATCCCAGCAAACGATGACGCTATTCGTGCAGTTAAATTGTTAACTGGTAAAATGGCAGACGCAGTCTTAGAAGGTCAACAAGGTGTATCTAATGAAGAAGTAGCAGCAGAACAAAACATTAATCTTGAAGAATCAACTGAAACTGAAGCTACTGAATCAGCATCAACTGAAGAAAACACTTCTGTTGAATCAAACTAA
- the codY gene encoding GTP-sensing pleiotropic transcriptional regulator CodY, translating to MSLLSKTRELNILLQKHKGIAVDFKDVAQTISSVTVTNVFIVSRKGKILGSNLNELLKNQRIIQMLENRHIPSEYTEKLMDVKETQSNIEISDVLTVFPPENEELFKDSRTTIFPILGGGERLGTLVLGRVHDDFSENDLVLGEYAATVIGMEILREKHNEVEQEARDKAAINMAINSLSYSESEAIDHIFEELGGKEGLLIASKVADRVGITRSVIVNALRKLESAGVIESRSLGMKGTFIKVKKEKFLDELSNIK from the coding sequence ATGAGTTTATTATCAAAGACAAGAGAATTAAATATACTGTTACAAAAGCATAAAGGTATTGCTGTAGACTTTAAAGATGTGGCCCAAACTATTAGTAGCGTTACCGTGACTAATGTTTTTATCGTTTCGAGAAAAGGTAAAATTTTAGGCTCTAATTTAAATGAATTATTAAAAAACCAGCGTATTATTCAAATGCTAGAAAATCGTCACATTCCTAGTGAATACACTGAAAAACTTATGGATGTCAAAGAAACACAATCTAACATAGAAATTAGCGACGTTCTTACAGTTTTTCCACCTGAAAATGAAGAACTATTTAAAGATAGCAGAACTACAATTTTCCCTATCTTAGGTGGGGGAGAACGATTAGGTACTCTAGTATTAGGACGCGTTCATGATGATTTTTCCGAAAATGATTTAGTGCTAGGTGAATATGCCGCAACTGTTATTGGAATGGAAATTTTACGTGAAAAACATAATGAAGTTGAACAAGAAGCACGTGATAAAGCAGCAATTAATATGGCTATAAATTCACTTTCATATTCTGAAAGTGAAGCTATTGATCATATCTTTGAAGAACTAGGTGGTAAAGAAGGATTACTTATTGCTTCAAAAGTTGCAGACAGAGTTGGCATTACAAGATCTGTAATCGTTAACGCACTTAGAAAGCTAGAAAGTGCCGGTGTAATTGAATCTCGTTCGTTAGGCATGAAAGGTACATTTATTAAAGTTAAAAAAGAAAAGTTCCTTGATGAATTAAGCAACATTAAATAA
- the hslU gene encoding ATP-dependent protease ATPase subunit HslU, which translates to MVENGIKLTPKDIVSKLNEYIVGQADAKRKVAIALRNRYRRSLLSEEVKQEIAPKNILMIGPTGVGKTEIARRMAKIVGAPFIKVEATKFTEVGYVGRDVESMVRDLVDIAVRLVKEEKKVLVKDDAEKKANEKLVKLLVPSMKKKANQSSNPLESILGGNMPNFGQNQDEEEEAPTEEVKTKRSEIKQQLLAGKLEEEKVRIKVEQDPGAMGMLGTNQNQQMQDMMNQLMPKKKVEREVPVKTARKILTDEFADELIDQETANQEAIQLAEEMGIIFIDEIDKVATNNQNSGQDVSRQGVQRDILPIVEGGMVQTKYGTVNTEHMLFIGAGAFHVSKPSDLIPELQGRFPIRVELESLSVEDFVSILTEPKLSLIKQYEALLLTEDVTVKFTDDAVKRLAEIAYQVNQDTDNIGARRLHTILEKMLEDLSYEAPNMPSAVVDITPQYVDDKLKSISMNKDLSAFIL; encoded by the coding sequence ATGGTTGAAAATGGCATAAAACTCACGCCGAAGGACATAGTTTCAAAATTAAACGAATATATTGTCGGACAAGCAGACGCAAAGCGTAAAGTTGCGATTGCGTTAAGAAACAGATATAGAAGAAGTTTGTTATCTGAAGAAGTAAAACAAGAAATCGCACCAAAGAATATACTGATGATTGGTCCTACAGGCGTTGGTAAAACAGAAATAGCAAGACGTATGGCTAAAATAGTAGGTGCCCCTTTTATTAAAGTAGAAGCTACTAAATTTACCGAAGTAGGTTACGTGGGTCGCGATGTTGAAAGCATGGTTAGAGATTTAGTTGATATAGCAGTAAGATTAGTTAAAGAAGAGAAAAAAGTTTTAGTTAAAGATGACGCTGAGAAAAAAGCAAATGAAAAACTAGTAAAACTATTAGTACCAAGTATGAAGAAAAAAGCAAATCAATCTTCTAACCCATTAGAATCTATACTTGGTGGCAATATGCCAAACTTCGGTCAAAATCAAGATGAGGAAGAGGAAGCACCAACTGAAGAAGTTAAAACTAAACGTTCAGAAATTAAACAACAACTATTAGCTGGTAAATTAGAAGAAGAAAAGGTTCGTATTAAAGTTGAACAAGATCCTGGCGCAATGGGTATGTTAGGTACGAATCAAAATCAACAAATGCAAGATATGATGAATCAATTAATGCCTAAGAAAAAAGTTGAACGTGAGGTTCCAGTTAAAACAGCTCGAAAAATATTAACTGATGAATTTGCAGATGAGTTAATAGACCAAGAGACTGCTAACCAAGAAGCAATTCAACTTGCGGAAGAAATGGGTATTATATTTATCGATGAAATTGATAAAGTAGCAACAAATAATCAAAACTCTGGTCAAGATGTTTCGCGACAAGGGGTACAAAGAGATATTCTACCTATTGTTGAAGGTGGCATGGTTCAAACAAAATATGGTACTGTAAATACTGAACATATGCTGTTTATAGGTGCAGGTGCTTTCCATGTATCTAAACCAAGCGACTTAATCCCAGAACTTCAAGGACGATTCCCAATTCGTGTCGAATTGGAAAGTCTATCAGTAGAAGATTTCGTAAGCATTTTGACAGAACCAAAATTATCACTAATAAAACAGTATGAAGCGCTACTATTAACTGAAGACGTCACAGTTAAATTTACTGATGATGCGGTTAAACGTTTAGCAGAAATTGCATACCAAGTGAACCAAGATACTGATAATATAGGTGCAAGACGTTTACACACAATATTAGAAAAAATGCTAGAAGATTTATCTTACGAAGCTCCTAATATGCCGAGCGCAGTTGTAGACATTACACCACAGTATGTCGATGACAAACTAAAATCAATATCAATGAACAAAGATCTAAGCGCATTTATATTATAA
- the hslV gene encoding ATP-dependent protease subunit HslV — MSTSIHATTIFAVQHDGHCAMAGDGQVTLGEQVIMKQTARKVRRLYEGKVLAGFAGSVADAFTLFEKFETKLQQFGGNLERAAVELAQEWRGDKQLRQLEAMLIVMDQSSILVVSGTGEVIAPDDNLIAIGSGGNYALSAGRALKKHATNLSAKEMAYESLKVAADICVFTNDQIIVEEL; from the coding sequence ATGAGTACATCAATTCATGCAACGACAATATTTGCAGTTCAACATGATGGACATTGTGCGATGGCAGGAGATGGCCAAGTTACCTTGGGCGAACAAGTAATTATGAAACAAACGGCGAGAAAAGTAAGAAGGTTGTATGAGGGTAAAGTATTAGCTGGTTTTGCGGGCAGTGTTGCCGATGCTTTCACGTTGTTTGAAAAATTTGAAACTAAATTACAACAGTTTGGTGGAAATCTAGAACGCGCAGCAGTGGAACTAGCACAAGAATGGCGCGGAGATAAACAACTACGTCAACTGGAAGCAATGTTAATCGTTATGGATCAGTCGTCTATCCTAGTTGTTAGTGGTACGGGTGAAGTTATTGCACCTGACGATAACTTAATAGCTATAGGTTCCGGAGGCAATTACGCCTTGAGTGCGGGCAGAGCATTAAAAAAGCATGCGACAAATCTTAGCGCCAAAGAAATGGCGTACGAAAGTTTAAAAGTTGCGGCAGATATTTGCGTATTTACAAATGATCAAATTATTGTAGAAGAACTATAA
- the xerC gene encoding tyrosine recombinase XerC — MEQIQEAYLYMLKVERQFSNHTLKSYYDDMHQFNDFLQQEHLDLKSFEYKDARNFLSFLYSKSLKRTTVSRKISTLRSFYEYWMTQDENVVNPFVQLVHPKKEQYLPHFFYEEEMEALFKTVTTDPKKGLRDRVILELLYATGIRVSELVHIKEQDLDMKSPGVKVLGKGNKERFIPFGEFCKQSIEAYLSQFKPKLQSNHNFLLVNMKGAPITERGVRFVLNDVVKRTSGVTDIHPHKIRHTFATHMLNEGADLRTVQSLLGHVNLSTTGRYTHVSNEQLRKVYLNAHPRAKKEN; from the coding sequence GTGGAACAAATACAAGAAGCGTATCTATATATGCTCAAAGTTGAACGTCAATTTTCTAATCATACACTAAAGTCTTATTACGATGATATGCATCAATTTAATGACTTTTTACAACAGGAACATTTAGATTTAAAGTCATTTGAGTATAAAGACGCTCGTAACTTTTTAAGTTTTTTATATTCGAAAAGCTTGAAAAGAACGACAGTTTCTCGTAAAATTTCTACGCTGAGAAGTTTTTATGAATATTGGATGACTCAAGATGAAAATGTTGTTAACCCATTTGTTCAGCTAGTTCATCCAAAAAAAGAACAATATTTACCTCACTTTTTTTACGAAGAAGAAATGGAAGCTTTATTTAAAACGGTAACTACAGATCCTAAAAAAGGATTAAGAGATAGAGTGATATTAGAGTTGTTGTATGCAACTGGTATACGTGTTTCTGAATTAGTTCATATCAAAGAACAAGATTTAGACATGAAATCTCCCGGAGTTAAAGTTTTAGGTAAGGGTAATAAAGAAAGATTTATTCCATTTGGAGAATTTTGTAAACAAAGTATCGAAGCGTATTTGTCACAATTTAAACCTAAGTTACAAAGTAATCACAATTTCTTATTAGTTAATATGAAAGGTGCCCCGATTACTGAGAGAGGCGTACGGTTTGTATTAAATGATGTAGTTAAACGTACATCTGGGGTTACTGATATTCATCCCCATAAAATACGGCATACATTTGCTACTCATATGTTAAATGAAGGTGCAGATTTAAGAACGGTTCAATCATTGTTAGGGCATGTGAATTTATCGACTACTGGTCGCTATACACACGTTTCTAATGAACAGTTAAGAAAAGTATATTTAAATGCACACCCACGTGCGAAAAAGGAGAATTAA